The genomic stretch CCGTGGAATCCCCAGTATAGATAAATGTCACCAAAATCTCAAAGTTATCTTTAGCCACTGCTTTTCGATCAAGGGCATACAGAGGGCTCTCGTGGTCAATTTCATGAACAATGGTTACTGGTGTGACAAGGATGATCTGGTCATTGACCAACTTTAGGTCTTTGAATGCCATCGTCATCCGCCCTTCGCTGTCTTCTGTGTAGCGGAGAAGCTGGGCTCTCACTGTGCCTTCTACCACATGGTTTGGCCGGAAATCACCGATGCGCCACATGAGGCAAAGCTTCCCATCTCTCATGCCGATGAGGGCAAAATAGCTAAACCGAATGGTTTGGGCTCTCTTTCGAGCAGTTGCCATTTTGGCCAAGGCAGCGCCAATGATGAAGGTGTTTATGATGCAGCTCAGGATGGACTGAAGGATCACCACGAGCACTGCCATGGAACATTCTTCGGTGACACAGCGGTAACCATAACCTATGGTGGTCTGGGTCTCAAGGGAGAATAAAAACGCTCCTGTAAAGGAATGGACGTTGTCAACACAAGGTGTGATGTCCGGATCATTTAACAGATCGCCGTGATGAAAGGCAATTAGCCAAAAGATGGAGCCAAATATCAGCCAGGAGAGAAtataagataaagaaaatatcacAAACATATGACGCCACTTGGTATCTACAAGAGTAGTGAAAATGTCAACCACATAGCTCCCCCATTCTCCAAAAATGTGCTTGAAGTACACGTTGCAGCTACCATCTTTGTGGAGAAGACGTCTTCTGGCTCTTCTCTTCTCAGCTAGGATGTGCTCCGGGGGGTAGCCCGGGTATTTGGGGTCCACGTTTACGATCGGATAGCTGCTGCCGAAGTAGCTCATTCTGTCCTCTGTCCTTCAGGCATCCAGGTGGATTTTCTACTAGTAATAGTTCTGTTGCTCTTTGTTGATTTCAGTTTTCAgttaaaacctgaaaaaaaaaaaagaaaagaaaattaaatacgcCTTAGCTTTAGCTTTTAATTTCCATCTTTATAGCAATTTGCCAAATTTGAAGCAATTTTATGCCATCTGAAATGGCGAAGACTTCATTTGAACGACAGAGACATTCAGTATTGATTACTCATTTCGGTTTAGAATTCAACTCCGTCATTATAGGAACAAAATATGCAAttagagaaaataacatttttatatatgcaaaaGGCTTGGGTAAACACTATGATTATCCCAAATGAAGCCTCACTACCTTTCCTGACCTGACATAAACAAAAGTCTTAATTTTATAGACTCTTCTGGCATGAGGGCGCTTGGAACACAAAGCAATCTATAATGTAGAAAGGCAAAATAGAATTCGGATATCTGTCTAGCAGGGTTATAAGCCTTCTAATTGTTGAAGTCAGATGGTTTTTCTAAGGATGCTATGAAGCGTCGCTTCCTTCATGCTGACATGTAACTTACATAGGGGTTGCCGCAGACCCTCCCCTTCAGCGCctgctgcctcctctctctcttccccggACGTTTTCTCTTCCTCGTGCACTTCCCAGGACAGAACAGAACCGACAGCGCCACTCTCTCAGATTCAAGTCCTTTCCCCTAGCTCCTTTAGTTTTAAGAGGgcaaaaaaaatgttcttaaccCCAGAGGAGTTAAAACCACGCCCAGGTAAGCTTTCAATAAGGTATAAAATTGCTGTTGCTTTTGTCTCATGACAaccatcctttttctttctttctttcttcctcttttttttttttttttttttttggacactgccatctcttctctttccctctgaatAGAAGCCGAAAATTTGCCAAAGTTCTAATCTGTTTCCCTCTTAAAGGGAGCATACTACAATTAGACCTTTCTCTCCAGCTCTACAGTGTAGTCCTGATGCTTTCACAGCCATCCGCAGgcaaatcatttttttcccctccaaattcGATCTTTAAAAGATCAAGGCAGAACCTACAGTTCCTATTGCTTTTATCATCCCTGGAATAGGCCACTGGTTTTCCCAGCTCAAGCCtgaaagtaagttttaaaatttcaatgttAAATGGTCTTTActtacttctaaaaaaaaaaaaaaagccactgcaGCCCAATATATTGATTTCGTAGTTATTAGAATATGTTTTCCACATAACCTGCTGTGCTAGATGAGGGAAGGGAAGATAAGGGGGAGAAAAGACATCCCAGCCAGCGCTGCAGAGAAACTAGAGTCAATACTGTTACTGACATTGAGACCCACCCCCCTTGAAACTGACCGAGGAAATTAATCACAAAGTACTTATCCAACACCTTCCCtgaaaaagggaggaaagagtTAATTCCCTTCCAGTCAATAGGAATCACTTTTCTTCTCCAGGGATCAGGCCCACTTCACAATAAACACTTTGTTTGGTGGACCACTGCAAGGATGAACTCTGCTTTCAGCCAAAAAATCCTGTAAGGCATGTAGGGGTTGCTCTCCATCCATCCACACGCCCCCAGCCACTCTGCTCACTCGTCCTCCAGATCTGCTTTGAGTAGTTACATCCCCTCCTTCGTCCTCAACTGGGTTTTGGGGGAGACAGTTGTATAATTTCAGGATGTGACCCAGGGTTGACAAAATGCTTACTGGAATGTTGAATGTAAAATGTTTCCACAAATTTTGCCCACACCATATATCATTCTTGTAGGTTCCTGTCCCATTTGTCATCAAGTGACACTTGACAAACACAAGATGCTGCTTAAGGTTTCTGGGTCCTCACTCTCTCACCTGATCGTTGGAGGCATGCGAATGGGACCTATTATAATCAAAGGCCCATATGATTTCAAATTAAAGGTAGATTTGGAGATAGAATTGTTTCCTTGTTAAATGCTTCCAACCTCTTTCCTTAAAGGGAACGTCACACACTGTGGGAGTCTGAGACTAAGAAAGCTCAGTTCATAAATCAAGAGCTACTGTGTGACTCTGCCCTTTTCTGctgccaaaagaaagaagaaaggtttttATTTGAAATGGCATGCGGTGTGAATTCCAGCGGTGCCAACAACTGTTATAAACAAGCCGTTTTAAAAACACCTTCAACGGTATGCTAATTGGGGGATGAATTTTTCAACTAATACAAGCTGTAACTGAACAAATTTGAGACTGTGGGAAGTTTATTTCTGAATAGTGTAATTGTTTCAGGGATACAAGTCACAGCTGTGAGAATTCTGCCCTAAACCCACCATGCCCTGTGTCCCCACCATGGCACACCACGTGGAActgatcattcattcaacatatccAGAGAAAAGCTTTCAAGTTCTGTTCAGGTACATACCCTTGCTTCATCTATTCTTTGATTCTCCAACCATGTAAAGGATACATTTTCTGAAAGATGATTGTCTTTAAGCTAAATGCCAGATTATAAAGAAACTAATTGTATTGAGTCTTAACCATTTCTCAGATTACCCAATAAGCAAAGAATTTTATGGACCCTCTTTTGTCAAAATGActagacaaaatatttattaatctctTGTTGCATACGTTGCGTTACTTTGAGCACTTTTCCCCTAGTTTGCCATTAAATAGTAGAGGATAAGACTTGCCGATTGAGTGGACAGTCTGCATGTCACAGTGTTACTTAGGACTAAATCCTGGCTTTCAAAGCACCTCCATGCTTTCATAATCATCTTGTCACCTTCCATTCCATCACGAATATGCATTTGCAACCTTcctacttctttatttctttgtgcaTGTTGTTCTCCTTGCTCTCTAGAAACTGATGGTGGCTATTTCATTGGTggtaaaattccttttttttttattaaaaatgggaaTCTGAGCACTGCAATGACAGAATTATGGGGTATAAAGTGCTGAGGAAACGCAGAATCTCCAGTCCCCCTTTGTACCAGCTTCAAAGTATTTTGCCAGGTGGTTAGTGACAAAGGCAGAAAAAACCCGCCATTTCTTTGTCACGACATGGAGTTCTAATACAGAGGTGGCTAGAGTGAGAGGCAAGGCAGGGTCAGGATGGCGGTTCGTTTCCCAAGAATGCCATTGAAGTCATTACAATTTACTCCACCCCGTGTAGaccacacagagagagaaagttcgAGGGGTCAGCAGAGCCAATTCTGACAGTGACTGTTCTCAGACACTATTCGTTGTATTAAGttcaggcataaaaaaaaaaaaaaaacaaacttaattgACTTGCGCTGGTGGGACCTGCTTTTAGTCCTCAGCGTTCTAGATCGTTGTATGGGTTCAAGGAGAAACTTTAATGATTTAGCATATTTCAAATGGGCTACACACAAGACAGGGAATATTTTCAGCAAAACAAGGAACCATCCTGGGTATCTGTCCCCGTTTCTCAATGCATAGAAGTGCCTTGGTCAGACTCACCCATTCCAAAGcaatttttgtcattttgctgTATCCTCTCGAATGCAGCTCTTTAACAAGGAGACGACTCTGGCAGGGAGTTCTTCAAACTTCAACTTTTCATTAGCATGTTGAaggtacaacataatgattgaaACTTTATGATCCCATgtcaacttcaaaataaaatttgatctTGTCTCTAGCATCTGCTTACTATAAATATAGTAATAGTGATACGAATTGTCTTTGTGTGATTTGAGACACACCACAGACAAGGCTCTAAATGCCTTTGGTGAAATTCAGTGATTAAGGCCTGTGGCCTATGATATTAACAAGTACCCTCTTCAGCATGCTCTAGATTTATGTGAAGTCATCGGCAATCCAGTGACTCCTGGTGACCATTAGATGAGATAAATTTTAGTGGACACATGAAAGCCAAGGAGGCAGAGAGTAGAAAGGGTGGCCTAGATTCTGTGTGCAGGTCATTGTGTTTGGAGACTGGCTTGGGTGCAGCTTTGTGGTGCGTGGA from Ursus arctos isolate Adak ecotype North America unplaced genomic scaffold, UrsArc2.0 scaffold_24, whole genome shotgun sequence encodes the following:
- the KCNJ16 gene encoding inward rectifier potassium channel 16, which produces MSYFGSSYPIVNVDPKYPGYPPEHILAEKRRARRRLLHKDGSCNVYFKHIFGEWGSYVVDIFTTLVDTKWRHMFVIFSLSYILSWLIFGSIFWLIAFHHGDLLNDPDITPCVDNVHSFTGAFLFSLETQTTIGYGYRCVTEECSMAVLVVILQSILSCIINTFIIGAALAKMATARKRAQTIRFSYFALIGMRDGKLCLMWRIGDFRPNHVVEGTVRAQLLRYTEDSEGRMTMAFKDLKLVNDQIILVTPVTIVHEIDHESPLYALDRKAVAKDNFEILVTFIYTGDSTGTSHQSRSSYVPREILWGHRFNDVLEVKRKYYKVNCLQFEGSVEVYAPFCSAKQLDWKDQQLHMDKAPPAQGSGPSDTPVRRRSFSAVAIVSRCENPEETTTSAMDECKEAPYQKAVLTLNRISVESQM